The window AAGGACAAAAAATGTTCCTTATCGAAATGAACGGCTATACACACTGCGTTCCGTTTGTTGAAACAGATTCTGGCGTATTCCTAAAAACAGCATTTAAATCCAGAAAGCATCAAAAGGAAATTTTATGAAGAAATATAAAGTTATAGACAAGCCCTTTGACGATGAAGAAAAGGCTTTGATGGAAGCTTTTGAAAACGGAGATTTCCATGTGGACGAAAAAGAGACTGCGCGATTGAAAGAAAAACTTTCTAACGCCCGCAACGTCACCATCCACATGCAACAAGAAGATATCGACGGTATGAAAGCTAAAGCAGCAGAGGCAGGAATCCCCTACCAGACGCTGATCAACTCCATCATCCATCGTTATTTAAACGGCGGAATCATCCTGAAAAACGCCATCTAATAAATCGCCTCGCCGGAGCAATCCGGCGAGGTGTTTTCTTTAGGATTTTACTACATTCCACTCTATGAGCGAGCAAAATACCGCTAAAAAGATTTCTTTTGTGATTCCCTGCTATCGTAGCCAGGGAACCATTGAAACCGTGGTGAACGAAATCCGCGAAACCGTCGCATCGCGCACCCCATTCGATTACGAAATTATCCTGGTGAATGACAGCAGTCCCGATGGTGTCTGGAACGTCATCAAAGACCTCGCCGCCGCAGACCCCAAAATCAAGGGAATTTGCCTGGCCAAGAATTTCGGCCAGCACTGCGCATTAATGGCAGGCTACGCACAGGCCACCGGCGATTACGTCGTTAGCCTGGATGACGATGGCCAGACCCCCGCCAGCGATACCTACAAGCTAGTCGACAAGCTGGAAGAAGGCTTCGATGTGGTGTACGGCTATTACGAACACAAGAAGGAACATCTATTCCGTAGATTCGGTAGCTGGACCAACAAGAAAATGGCTGAAGCAGTTATTGGACAACCCAAAACTTTGCAGACCACCAGTTTCTTCATCATGAGAAAGTTCATCGTTGAAGAAATCGTGCGTTACCCCCACCCCTTCGCCTACATTAGCGGCCTTGTCTTCCGCGCCACCAAGAACCTTGGCAACGTAGAAGTGGAGCACCGCAACCGCTTGGAAGGAACATCCGGCTACACCATCACAGGCCTACTGCGCCTGTGGATTAACGGCTTTACCGCATTCTCCGTAAAACCCTTACGTGCCGCCACCTTCATCGGCATCCTTTGTGCAATCGTAGGCCTTGTCT is drawn from Fibrobacter sp. UWR4 and contains these coding sequences:
- a CDS encoding glycosyltransferase family 2 protein; its protein translation is MSEQNTAKKISFVIPCYRSQGTIETVVNEIRETVASRTPFDYEIILVNDSSPDGVWNVIKDLAAADPKIKGICLAKNFGQHCALMAGYAQATGDYVVSLDDDGQTPASDTYKLVDKLEEGFDVVYGYYEHKKEHLFRRFGSWTNKKMAEAVIGQPKTLQTTSFFIMRKFIVEEIVRYPHPFAYISGLVFRATKNLGNVEVEHRNRLEGTSGYTITGLLRLWINGFTAFSVKPLRAATFIGILCAIVGLVSGGFVVYEKFMRPEIPVGYTSLLATLLFVGGMIMLLLGLIGEYVGRIYISINQSPQYVIRERV